DNA from Ammospiza caudacuta isolate bAmmCau1 chromosome 6, bAmmCau1.pri, whole genome shotgun sequence:
ATACAGAGTGTCTCTGTCTCTTACAGtgtattttctgtttcccttAGAAAACTGTAACTACAGCTTCTATGATCACCACTAAGACACTACCTCTCGTCTTGAAAGCAGCAACTGCGACCATGCCTGCCTCTGTTGTGGGTCAGAGACCTACCATTGCCATGGTTACTGCTATCAACAACAATCAGAAAGCAGTCCTCAGCACTGATGCGCAGAGTGCACCAGTCAACCTCCAGACAACAAATAAGGTCACTGGGCCAGGAGCTGAGGCAGTCCAAATAGTGACAAAAAACACAGTAACTTTGGTAAGCGTTTCATGTGTTTGCCCTGCAGATATGTGTGGGTTTGGTTAACAAGAAGgctattggaaaaaaataaacagtcaGGGTTTCTCACAGAAAGGAGGATAGTAGGGACATGGTGTGAGTCTTCACTAGCTGACATTGCTAAAGTGATAGTCTATGAGAAAAACATATTCTCTCCATGTGGGTTGTTATTACTGTTTTGCTTTATAGAATTGAATCAGTGCTGTCATCACCTCTGTGTAAAGTTTCCCCTGTTAGTAACTGTAGTCATGGAGCAGTAGTGATTGCTTTGCCCTTACTGAATCTGTATGGCTATGCTCTGCAGAATTCTTACTCTTTTCTTAGGCAAAGGAGATGTCAGACTTTCTTCATTTGATCAGTTTGGGTCTTtgtcttggggtttttttgaataATAAAGTCTCTGATGTTAGACACATCCCTTAAGTTTGCCCACTACCATGTCTTCATTCAGCACGTTTTCAAACACATAAACAGTTTCTGTCTCTTTAAAAACACGTATTTTGGAAATACAGATTTGTGCTTTAGCTACGTCACAGAGTCTTTTCCAGAATAGTTAGCCACCTAGAAGTAAAAGAACCAGTGTTTCAGAACTGGATTATATAGGCTTCTTGGTCTGGAAACCAGGCATTATGTAACAACATGACAGAGAAATTTTACTTCTGAAGTAAAGGCTATGGCTTTATTAAACAAAATCCAATTTATCtctatttattaaaatacagtttaatgTAGATGGAAGTAATTTTGCTTCCTAATGAGGCATATACTTGTGATCACAATAGAGAAGACTATTTGAATGGAGTTTTTTCTACTGTTCTCTTTTCCTGTGTCATCCCTTGCACCACTTCATCTGTTCTTTGTGTCTGTACTTCATTTCTTTGGTGAATAACTTTGATTTGAGGAGGTAATTCTATTTTAATAGTAGTCTATGATTTATGTTTTTATAGCAAATTTCAtcaaaaaatcagaatattttccCAAGTACTAATTAATCAGTACAAGACCTTTTTGAAGAAAATTGCAATCTTATGTGGGTGGACAGAAATACAGGAGGGTATAAAATAACATGGACATTAATTTCAGAGAATCTCCCCAGGTACTCATGGTAACTGATAGTGCTCTTCAGTGGTTAATCATGTGGCAGCTCCATGCAGCTGATTTCAGTTACCCTTTCAGGGTAATACTTGGGTTTCCTTAAAATCAGATCCTAATTGTTTCAAATGAATGGCCTACTTTTGAAAATTTCAAATTGTCTATTTAGAGCCCCTCACAGTGTCATTAATATTGCTGGGAGAGTTGTAACTTTCAAATCTTTGCTATTTGCATGAGATGTTCTCTCATTCTTCTGTGTGTCATTCACTATGAAAAGACCATAGCTCATATAACTGAACATCAAAATGTTACTATTTTCTGTCTGTTGTAATGCCACTTTTTAATGATTAAAACAAACATGAGTTTTTATTATCATCAAATGAAATTGATTTAGATTGCAGAGCACAATAGTTAGTACAGTTGAACTAAAAGGAAATATGTCTGCAATTTATGAAGCAAGGTGTGTAGGATCTAGAAAATAAGGTTTAGTTCTGTCTTTAATATATTTCTAATGAGGAACCTCTTGCTATGCAAAATCGTTTACAGAGTGAAAACTGAGGACATCAGGTCTGAAAGTACCTTCAGGATGTTAATTTTGGTGAAAAACTTCAAAGCTAAAGTTTCCTCTTACCTCTTACTGTGCTTTCTCATGTTCCTTTAGCAGGTTCAGGCTACGCCTCAGCCCATAAAAGTGCCGCAGTTCATCCCTCCTCCCAGACTTACTCCTCGTCCAAATTTTCTTCCACAGGTGCGTATACAGAGAACAAACAATAGAAGGAGGAACTTAATTATAGCATAGATAGAAGAGACTTTTGATGAACATTGAGTGGTGTTTACTGCTGATGTGCTAGAGAAAACTATTCATCCTCAACAGGTTTGCAGGTGATAACAAATTTGAGGGTGCAGTCAATATTTTTCAAGGCAGTGCTGACATGCAGACAGTCCTAGACAGGATAAAGGAAGaggccagcaggaatttctTGAGCCTCAGCATGAGAAAAGGCGGTCTTGTACCTGGAATGGACTAACTCTCTGCACAGGTACAGGCTGGGGACTGactggctgaggagctgcacagaTTAAAAGGTCTTGGTTGACAGCAGCTCAATGAGTGATGTGCCCCAACAACAAAGAAACCTACCAGCATATTGACCTGTACCAGCAGGATTACAGCCAGTAGATTCACGGAAGAGATTATCCACCTTTCCTCAGCAATCATGAAACTGAGTCCAATAAACACCCTGCAGTTTTGGAATCCCTGGTTAATAAATTTGAAGCATGGAGCATTGGAAGGAAGGCCACTAAGATAGCTTGGGGCAGCAGGAATATAAGCAGGAATATATAACCTGTAAGGAGAGGCAAAGGAATCTGGGCTTTTCAAATTTGGAGAAGAGGCTTTGGAGGCACCCTAACAGCAATGTTGCTTCCAGTATCAGCAAAGATATAAACAAGAAGCTGGGGGCATAGAGACATAGGTGCTTGGCAGGAAAATTAGAGGCAATGCTCATAAATGAGGACAGGGAAGTTTTAGACTGCATATAAGGAAACACTTCTCTCTTTGAGGACAGTTAGGAGTGGAAGAGGCTTGCCAGACATGTTGTGAAAGCTCCATCCTTGAAGTTTTACAAGACTTACCTGGACAAAGCCTTAAGCCAGCCAATATGCATTTAGTGATGGTCCTGCTCTGAGCAAGAGGTCAAATTAGAGACCTCCTCAGCCACCCTCCACCTGTATGAATTTGTAGTTATGAAATTTGCATATGATGATTATAAATGATCTTGTATGCCATAAGTGAAATGAACCCATGGAATAGGTGTCATCAAAATTAAAGCATCACCTAAGGCCTTAAATTGCTGTAATTGTTGCTTGATACTCatgaatgaaaaaagaaaaaattatatgtCTCTAGATTATTCCCAAGTATTTCTGTATTGCAAGGGAGAGTGGCTTCTGTTTTCAGCTGAGTAGTAAAACTTgtggtttgcttgtttttcttcatgGTTTCGGGAGGACACAGATTGTTtctttatgtaaaaaaaatgtCTTGGATGAACTGCTTCATTTGTCTGAAGTATGTGATGCTCTgaataaaagtaaatattttgcaaagtgagaaaggaaagcaaaggctgCTATCTGATTAATATTTGGGTATGGTGAGATCTGTTGAAATGTGACCTAGTTTTTCATGGTAAAATGCTTTATGGAGTATTGCAGGTGGATAGGAatcaaatgaggaaaaaaagagctttatttttaaagtaatgtaCTATTActgcgcctgagtgggcgcagctggtgagagagagatggtgaattttgttttttatattaGAAGgttgaatttattaatatatgatataatatattatagttatactaatagaatatagagaaGAGGTTTTGCAGAGTAGTTAGGTTAGttaggaagagatagaaaagaatttaTAATAAAGTTGTGGTTAAGGATTCAGTTTTTTGGTTTGTACTGGTGATTGgtttttaattataaatataaaacatgAATTAATTACTAATTAAAATAGGtgtttttgttgtattttttagcagttgataataattgtttattttGTCTTCGGAGGCTTTTGGCTTCtcgaagacacagaaatctgaaagaaaggatttctgtggagaaatgtctgcgacaatgtACTCTGCAATGATATTTTGTATATGTACTCTACTTCTGTACTCTGCAATGATATTTTAAGTCCATTGTTAAATTACAAACTTAACAGAGACAGGAAATAAGCAAGTATTGGTGATGAGTTTTGAAAGATTCTTGTGGCTCTTCTCATTcttgtgaaagaaaagaaatagttGCATTTACCTGTGCATTCAGCACTTTCAGTAAGGGATTAATATATAATCTTGTCACTTTTTTTGCTTATCAAGATTGGTTGTGCAGGTATCTAAATAATATATAGAATTGACAGATAACAGGTATttgctggaaaaaataattttttgtttcaggGCACAGTCAACTCTTCATAATTTCTTGGAGGTTCATTACAAAGCCCTGAAACACTTTTAATACGAGTGCCTCAGCTGTGCCTGTAAATAtcacatggattttttttggctTTAAAACCAAGATGTTAATTTAGATACAGATAAGGCATTTGGCGATAAACATTCTGTATAAGTATCTGTGCATCCAAATACCatttcagggatggtgactaTATATGCAAATGTTATGGATGGGTTTTATGTAAGTAGGCTTGAAAATGTGGTGCTTTTTTCTCTTAACATACTTAGGACAGTATGCTAAAAATGACGTTATCTAAAAAAATCAAGCAGCCTCCTGCAGATTATACAGGATGAATTGAAAGACTTAGTGAAAAGCTGATCTGAAATACTGATATACAAAtctctgggttttatttttttctttttctctttttgtttctgtagGTTCGACCTAAACCAGTTGCCCAAAATAACATTCCTATTGCCCCTGCACCTCCCCCAATGCTTGCAGCTCCTCAGCTTATTCAGAGGCCTGTGATGTTGACAACAAAGTTCACACCCACCTCTTTACCCAACTCTCAGAACTCCATCCATCCAGTTCGTGTAGTTAATGGGCAGACAGCAACCATAGCCAAAACCTTCCCTATGGCACAGCTCACCAGCATCGTGATAGCAGCACCGGGGACCAGGCTCGCTGGGCCTCAGACTGTACAGATCAGCAAACCAAACATTGAAAAACAGGTACAGATAAAGTGCCTACTAATGCAATGTACTGGGTTTATTGCTTTACTGTGCAACTGTGGAGAGGACGACAGccagggagatgttttcagtggaTACTGGAGATAGTCATGTTCCAATGGCAGTACAAATTATGGAATGACTTGCAGCTCTTGGGATAGATGTTACCATTTCCTTTAATATGGGCCATTGACAACTTTTTCTCCTGCTTCAGTGTTTTTATGCTCCCTCTACTGTTTAAACATCAGTAGTTCATAAGCAGGCTACATTGCAGGGTTTGACTAGAATCTTGAAGAACAATTACAAGCTGAAGTCCATCTTCATATCAAgcccttttgtttttcaaagggTGGTTATGTGAAAGGCAAAAATTGCACAGAATTGTAGGGATATTTAATCAGATAATTGTAGCCATTTCTTCCATGATCCCTTGATCTTGCAATCTTGTGATTGGAGGCAAAATAGTCTCACTCAGCTTCTGAAGTCTGATGGTTCCCTGTGTCTAAATCAAACTGAATGAGTGGAAAGGAGACCTTCAGAAGCAGAGAATTCTGTATGTTTAAAGTCTCTCTCCAGAAAAGacttctgtaaaataaaaattacttaagTCAGTGTGGATTGCAACTGAGCGTCCTTGCCAGTCTGCTCAAGTAAAGCAATATTCTGATTCACTTTTAACTCTTTTGAGTATTGTATGTTAGTAATAGTGTAACATTTTATACTATATTGCATACTATAACATAATATTTATGTAATTTATATAGATAATAGTAGTATATATGTCACTTATAACTCTTTCCTAGACTAATGTGCCTTGAAATTaccttctttctgcttttgaaatacTTATGAGACTGGAAAATCATGTGCATGAAAGTTGTGCTCAtgctcagctctgcttgtgAAGTCTCAAGAGTAGGTTCTTGCATACCTCAGGGCTGTTGCACCGGTTACTCAGCAATGTGTGTGCTTTCCATGTGAAGTTGTACTTCTACAATATTTGACGTTTGATTACTGTTCCTTTTGATGTCAGCAATATTCATTTGCTCTTTGAATAATTACTGGCAACTACAGAAAAACATTGAAGAATGTGGTGGTTCAATCACACATGAAATTTTCTGCATAATTTAATATAATGTATCATAAAGCGAAAAGTTTGTCTGTCTGTAGCTCACCTTACTCAGTTTATAGCCTCAACATCCATGCTGTAGGCTGAGGGATGTCATGCAGAAGATTTATGacttgagaaaagaaaaaggcttcAGAAACATCTGACATTGAGGAGTTCAGAGAGACAGTTTTTGAGCCATTCAAAATTCTATAAAATACAAAGACTGAGGAGTGAGAAGTACAAAATGTATGTGCCATGCCGAGGGGGTTTTTAAGTGGAAGTCTTGATGAGATGAATTTTCTTGAAGTGTCTGGTATTCCTATACATTACAGTGATTTCTGTAACAAAGTTAACGCTTAAAATCGCTATTTTATCTTGTGTGGCTCTGTGGGGTAATGGATTGGTGACAAGGCTGTTTCATTCTTTgttaaatgaaaatactttaCTTAACATTCCTCTTGCATTAGATTCCTCAATTAAGTCATTGTTAGCACACTGTCAGCTTTAAACACTTTCTCTCCTGTATTTGTGAAagtatttgttttgctttaataGTCAAAGTAAAAAAAGTCATTGTTATCACTGAATGTGAGAAACACTGTTTTCTTGCAGACTATTAAACCACATGTGGAAACAGAAGAGAAGCAAACAGAAAGTCGTACAGTTACTCCACCTGCTGCACCGAAGCCAAAACGAGAAGAAAATCCACAGGTATCAGAACATACCCAGAGCtttcttttaaggaaaaaaaagaacattgtccttcagaaaatattttttccctctgttccctcAAGACTTCTTAACTTCAGCATTCCATATGTTCCTGTTGGACAGCAGTAGTTGATAAGgctgcagaataaaaaaatctaaatagaTGTAGTGCATTGCATTTCAATTCCGGAATGCATTTGGCTTCTAAGTCTTTTGTAAGTTAGAAGATCATCATTTCTCCATGATACTTACTTCAAACAGGGGTTTAGATTACAGAGTTGATTTCCACTCCTTTGAGGTTTTAGACTCTGGAGTTATTCTCAAAGCTGAAGAACTGTCTGTTTTcctttataaaatatttctactCTGGTGAGCAGGAAGGAAAGAGTCACATATATCCACATTCTGCTTGTGTTTTAGTCCAGTTTAGTCTGGGGTAAAAGAGCTTTTTAACTGATTACAACTAAATGCTCTGCTACATTTATTTCTATAGATGGATTCAAATTGACTGTTGTGTGAGCTCTAACTGTTGTCAGTTAGACaacaaaattctgatttttacatgtctctgcatttcctgcattAAAATTAGAATCCTCTAAGAAACCCATAGCCTTTAGCAAATAGCAAATCTTAAGCTAGAGTTGGTTCCTTGTAGTTCACAATAGATGGAGAATTATCTTAAACTAGCAATATTTTTTTGGCAATTGAACTGTGTTGGTATCTTCTAATAGTCAGTTCAGTGCTGGAATGGGAGTAAAGAAACTGCTCTCttgttcccagctctgccatctcTGTGATCATGAGCAATGGGTATTTCCCAGTATCTCAGGCTAGGTTCCCATCTAGGAAACGGGACTCTTGTCTGTCCTTTTCCAAGAAGTTTGACATGCATGAATGAAAAGTGATTTATAGAAGCAAAGTAtcactaaaaattattttggtgcTTAGTTACTGGTCAGCTACCTTTAAAGGGCATAAATGACTCATCCTAACAGTTGCACTTTTCATTatgttttttcttccctctcacAGAAACTTGCCTTCATGGTGTCTCTGGGACTAGTTACTCATGACCACCTGGAAGGTAGGAAAAATGTCTTAGGTTGGTTGTTCAGCTTCTGGTTTCATGTCATTCTAGATTGGAAGTAGgattccaaaatatttcttgtATTAAATGCAGTATTTTCTTGTACAATAGTACCGTTGGGATGTCTGTACTCTTCATCTAACTTAGTTTGTTGTGCATGTTTTTGCTCTTCTTATGACATTGAAACAAAGCATAAAGTTATTTATGCAGTGGAGCAGAGGTTGGGAAGAAAGTGTATGCTCTGATGGTAGAAATCTGTGGCAATACCAATGCTCTCTGGACGACCTCTATCTGCAAAGATACACCATGGATAATTTTACTGTAACCTATGCctaaatttttcatttattatttcatggaactgtaatttttaatgaatgaGTTAATGGATTATAATTTGATTTATAATTTAAACTTCTAATCCTATGCATTGAAAGACAGCCTATAATTTCAATCACCTGCATATTTCTCTACTGTATTTTCAAGTGTCAGCAAGGTTACCAGAGGCATTTTTTTAAGATCCCAGTTATAGTGACCATGAGTTTTAAGTGTCTTAGTCATGGCTTACATGGTCAGAAGAAGGATTTAATCAGTTACTTGAGCATTGTATTTGTATTCCTTGTCAGCTGTTAGTTTTCAAACCTTCAGAAGTTAAAAGTATAACACAGTTGCCTATACCGGGCATAACTGGTGTTCTGTAGAAATCTTTGTAGTTCTTCTCACATGCAAACTGAATTCTGTGGACTTTATGTAATTTCTGAGATCCATTGTTTTCTAATCTGAATGCTTTGTTTTACAAGAAATCCAAAGTAAGCgacaagagaggaaaagaagaacaACAGCAAATCCAGTGTACAGTGGAGCCGTTTTTGAGCCTGAGGTATTAATCTTTTGCGGGGGGAAGCTGGTATTTTCATTCTGATCTTGAGTGTCTTTCTAACATCTTGCTACCTTGTAAGCTTTCTCAGTTCTAACTAGAAAGGCAAGTTATCATTTATATTTCAAAAGGCCATTGCAATGACACGATACTCAGATTTTTAAATAGTAAATACACTGGGGTGTTTCTAGTACTTGtatcttctgccttctcctatATAAACCTGGCATCAAATGGCAATGTGTGTTGGTCTGCTTGCATATCAGCCTGAAGCAGTTCAGATATCAGAAGCAGTGTAAAAAAGCTAACATTTCTGAAGGTGTGcttcagaaaacacaaaagccaGTAATCTCACTTAGTACTTACTGCGCTGTTCCTCAGCTACTGCATATAGTTATTGTCAGGAACGTTCCCCGACAGAAATTGTTCCCTTGTTCCCTGCAGCGCAAGAAGAGTACAGTGACGTACCTGAACAGCACAATGCATCCCGGGACACGTAAAAGAGGTGAGGTATACCCAGACCTGTCTCCCTGCCCAGTGCCTCTTCCTGCACACTGGTTTTGTAGTCCCCATGTCAATTTGAAGAGCAAAACAAGAAGGACTCTACAGTACTTCATTTGTCCAGTAAATTTCCATGGTAGGCAAAGACCATGACCTCTAGGGATTAGCATGGCAAGATCTATTAAGCAGCTCAGTGCTTCATTTCAGTTTCACTCTGAGAAAAACCCAGACAAAACCCACTCAATTCACTAGATATTCTCTAGAAATGTGAGATGTTTGAACATCATTTAGTTATGAAGTTGCTGTAAAGATCCCCTTGTTAATGACTAGATTGTATTGTTACTGTCAAGAAGAAAGTGGTTGTGGGAAAAGCGTCTATGCCCTGAATAGGAGGGGAAACTTAGTGTGACAAAAGTCTTGTTTCCTACTGGGAATAGGGATGAGTCCTTCAAAAGAACTTGCCCTGGGTGAGAAAAGCTATCGTGCTCACACTAGGTACTTTAACTGCAACCAGAGTGCCACTTGTCCTAAAATGAGAGATGATCTTTCATATAGGCATGCAGTACTATTCAGAAGAAATCCTTCTGTAGAACAGGTAAAATTTTAAGACTTAGTTTATGGTGAAACAGGCGAAGCAGAACAGTGTGGGAGAGAATATGATGCCATTATTTGTGCGTGGCATCAACCACACCTACCTGACAATGTTTACCTGATTTTTGATGATTTTCTACAGTCCTTAAAGACTCATAATACCTTCTCTATCCTAAGTTTTCTGTCtaaaaaagtaataaatcaaattttaaaaaaatttaaaaaaaaacagtctCTCATCTAGCACTGACCAGTTCCattatttttggggggttttgtctGCAAgatgaaatattaatttgaCATATTCTGTTCTTGATCCATGTTTTCAGTCCAGCAGACAATGTGGCAAAGCTGACACTTCTGCAGCTAtgctgtttttaaataaaagatgCTGCTATCCCCTAAAAacattaaatgttttttttaaataatatgatGTAGATTTTTAAATAGAGGGGTTTTGCATTTACTCTGTGGATAAGTAAATGTTCCTTCTTCTAGTAAtgatttcttaattttattttagaccTTAATAGTGAACAATTACTGTATCAATGAAAATGATTGCATGCATTTGTACTTGATACTCTCTTACCCTGTTTTTGCAACTGACTATTatactttctatttttttcatcaTACCCTATTGTGAGTGAGCCTTTATGTTGCATCAGTATCAAATTAGTAGCACGTGTTTTCAATTGACAAAAGATTTGGAAGTATACATTTGTTTTGTAATTTAATATAGCAATATATTGAGTGAAAAGCTTTTGTAAGCATTTGCCCTTGAGAGCTTTAGTTTAATTATAGATGGTGCTGAGCATGTCAGAAATTTCACCCGTGGACATCACTAGCAGAAATCCATTTCCAAGGACATACTTAGTGCTGGAACATATCCAGACCTTAAATGCAAGGTTTAGCATGTTAATAGGTATAGACTGACAGTCTGTAAACATAAGATCTGGGGAATTATTCCTAGATCCTAACTCCTTTATGTTTACATATCTATAAATTACCTGGGAGAAGGAAGGCAGAAATGATGGTTGCATACTAGGTTTTTTGCTGTCTTGCTTTGCATTTGTAATTTTATAAGAATTGTATGAAGACATTTTGCACATCTGCTCGTCTAAAGGAGTATCTAGGCATTGTGCATAATCAAACATACTTGGCTGATAAAGTCTAAGAAAGAACACAGAATTTGGAGTGGGTTACAGTAAAAGACCAGTGATAGGTTAAAACTGATATTATTTGTGGGTCAGAAAACAAGACCTGTTCTTAGGTagcctaattttaaaaatgtaccGGTAGGGTAGAAAGTGCTGATCTGAGAACTGAGAGGTttaaaaaatggggaagaaaagtaGGGGGGTGGTGAGTGTTGGCCTCTGATAAAAGATTTAACCTCTGTGTAGATTTATGGCACTTAGAAAGATAGGGAGGTGTGGAATAACAGCAGAAAGGATTTAATAGTAGTTATTGTAGCTTCTGTGGAGCTTCGATGCCaacatttttcccctcaaaactGAATAGCCTCATTTTTAGGAGTAGCAACTGTCTCCATGCTGCTTTTGTGGGAATAATTCTTTGACCCTCTACAGAGcttatttctgtttccttctgaAATACATCTTTTAAATGTTCTTTCCTTGCAAAATTCTACTTAAAGATTtctaaaaaatgtttaaatctTTGCTTCTGTCCTTCCACTTATGACTTTTATATTAACTTCCTCTCTGTGCTACATCATTTCCTTTTTCACGCTAGCCAATGAGGACCACTGGCCAAAGGTATGTAAgatcatttttcctttcttttttttttgtttcgtTTGTGTTCCCTGTTGTTAATATGTAGGTCGTCCACCTAAATACAACACGGTGTTGGGGTTCGGGGCTTTGACCCCCACGTCCCCTCTCTCCAGTTATCCCGACTCCCCTGAAAATGAAAAGACAGAGAGCACATTTACTTTTCCCGCAGCTGTTcagcctgtgtccctgcctAGCCCCAGCTCCACAGACGTAAGTAACTCTTGGGGAGGGGTTACTGTTAGACAGTTACTCAAAACAGGCACAAGGAAAATCATtgcaggttttgtttctttaatctCACTCATCATTTGTCCTGATTCGGTGCAGTGAAACAGTCCAGCATTTTTTAAcacccttttttcctcctgcaccTGAGTTGTTATCCTGATGAGATTTTATAACTCCTTCAGTGGATTGAAACATTGGGAGGCACCAGGCATGCTAGATGAGCTCATTTCCTTTGTGTAGTTTCTGAGATCTTGTCTGACTGAATTGAATCTGTCATCCATGGAAAAGGGCCAGGGGGTGTGTGGGGTAGGTGGGGAAGAAGAGAATGAAAAGTATTAGTTACTGGCCATAATAACAAAAAGTTGTGTTTTTATAATGAGAGAAGGATGGAAACTGCTTCATCATGCAgaacagccaggagcagcatttGTGGCACTGATTTGGCAGAAAGTGTGTAGGACTTTTCAGTGGGGGTAAAACAGTCCTCAGGAGCTGGAATGTACTTTCATTTAAGAGCTTTTTTTTAGAAGACTGGTATTTACAGGCACAGCTTAAGAATCAAAAGGTGCTTGGTTATTTCTTCACACTGGTGCTACACTCTCCTTCTGAAGTTCTTCTTTTAGAAAAGACAGTCACATATACTTGAGGCCCAACCATCTGAAATGGCCTTTAAGGAAAAGCTGGGTTGTTCTATTTTCATCTGTCTAGTGGCACCACTGTAAGTACATGGACTGAGAGACCAGCTCTACTGACCATGTAGAACAGGGAATAGAGGCCAGTTCCTTGACTCTGAACTGTACTTGTTCTGCAGGATTTGGAGTAGTGCAAGTGTGTctgaagcactgaaataaaTAGATGCAATTCAGATAGCCAGGGAATACACATGTGGAATTACAAGGTTCTCTTTTATATAGTCATTTTTTAGAGCAGGATAGCACATGACTGCAAAAACCCTTTCCTGACAGCCAAATAAATGGGACTGTGGAATAGCCCCTCATGGATGTGATGGGACAGCTCCATCTCTGgggacttttaaaaatatgaagtaCAGATGACTTGTAAATGTGCTGAAGAGTTTACATAGTTTACACTGGCCCCAAGAGAAGGACTGGATAATGTGGTGGGGGTCTTTTCCATCTCTCATGTGTGTGTATACTGCTCAGTCTTTTCCTATTGTGTAAGAGCTCTCAAAAGAGTATGATGAGTTGTTGCCCTATTTCTGCAGTGCCTATGAAAATTGCAAATCAGGCCAAGCACTTGGCATGAGGCACAGTGGACAAGAACActgaattttgaattttccCTGAAATGTTATTCTCTGAATGACAGGGAGAAATTTTGAAGGGAGGATGAAGCAGAAACTTATGATAGGATTGGTGATAAGGATGAAGGGGTAGAAAGTAGGTCTAGAAcctgggaaaaggaaggaaataatgCACTAGGCAGGATTGAgcaaaacctctttttttttcctct
Protein-coding regions in this window:
- the PHF21A gene encoding PHD finger protein 21A isoform X2; its protein translation is MELQTLQEALKVEIQVHQKLVAQMKQDPQNADLKKQLHELQAKITALSEKQKRVVEQLRKNLIVKQEQPDSKFQIQPLAQSENKLQTPQPQPLQQLQQHHHQQQQQSTAPSPNVIGSQKTVTTASMITTKTLPLVLKAATATMPASVVGQRPTIAMVTAINNNQKAVLSTDAQSAPVNLQTTNKVTGPGAEAVQIVTKNTVTLQVQATPQPIKVPQFIPPPRLTPRPNFLPQVRPKPVAQNNIPIAPAPPPMLAAPQLIQRPVMLTTKFTPTSLPNSQNSIHPVRVVNGQTATIAKTFPMAQLTSIVIAAPGTRLAGPQTVQISKPNIEKQTIKPHVETEEKQTESRTVTPPAAPKPKREENPQKLAFMVSLGLVTHDHLEEIQSKRQERKRRTTANPVYSGAVFEPERKKSTVTYLNSTMHPGTRKRANEDHWPKGDIHEDFCSVCRKSGQLLMCDTCSRVYHLDCLDPPLKTIPKGMWICPKCQDQMLKKEEAIPWPGTLAIVHSYIAYKAAKEEEKQKLLKWSSDLKQEREQLEQKVKQLSNSITKCMEMKNTILAKQKEMHSSLEKVKQLIRLIQGIDLSKPINSEVNSVAISNGMDSTNNTNAATSTLAPSPSQSCMVNCNKGDETK
- the PHF21A gene encoding PHD finger protein 21A isoform X1 produces the protein MELQTLQEALKVEIQVHQKLVAQMKQDPQNADLKKQLHELQAKITALSEKQKRVVEQLRKNLIVKQEQPDSKFQIQPLAQSENKLQTPQPQPLQQLQQHHHQQQQQSTAPSPNVIGSQKTVTTASMITTKTLPLVLKAATATMPASVVGQRPTIAMVTAINNNQKAVLSTDAQSAPVNLQTTNKVTGPGAEAVQIVTKNTVTLQVQATPQPIKVPQFIPPPRLTPRPNFLPQVRPKPVAQNNIPIAPAPPPMLAAPQLIQRPVMLTTKFTPTSLPNSQNSIHPVRVVNGQTATIAKTFPMAQLTSIVIAAPGTRLAGPQTVQISKPNIEKQTIKPHVETEEKQTESRTVTPPAAPKPKREENPQKLAFMVSLGLVTHDHLEEIQSKRQERKRRTTANPVYSGAVFEPERKKSTVTYLNSTMHPGTRKRGRPPKYNTVLGFGALTPTSPLSSYPDSPENEKTESTFTFPAAVQPVSLPSPSSTDGDIHEDFCSVCRKSGQLLMCDTCSRVYHLDCLDPPLKTIPKGMWICPKCQDQMLKKEEAIPWPGTLAIVHSYIAYKAAKEEEKQKLLKWSSDLKQEREQLEQKVKQLSNSITKCMEMKNTILAKQKEMHSSLEKVKQLIRLIQGIDLSKPINSEVNSVAISNGMDSTNNTNAATSTLAPSPSQSCMVNCNKGDETK